A genomic segment from Spinacia oleracea cultivar Varoflay chromosome 3, BTI_SOV_V1, whole genome shotgun sequence encodes:
- the LOC130470159 gene encoding uncharacterized protein: MTKQFELQAKQNEHFEKSIQQLIAQNKVIETQLVQLSQQVSHLSKPRDPPKIQNEQCSAIFLKDDGASVERFVEKDGEVLGMIKEKGVREKVPIYVDPPPYEDPVPFPQRLTKSVLDKHFGKYSETLKKVYETVPFSDLLIQMPKFAKFLKEILANDRNCDKSENVIVNELYSTLMHENLPPKLKDPGIFTIPCMINETYFDRALCDLGASVNLIPYSLYEKLGLKELKHSPISLQMADRTARFLKGIVEDVLVKVGDFAFLVDFVVMDMKEDFDIPLIFGRPFLATSQALIDVPKGQMIIKAQDNQVVFKIFDDPNFTFDGGTCMRIDATNPLVDKCVQNNHLRKENILSMFALLENLNTWMKSQGFPNPSLAPPQ; encoded by the coding sequence ATGACCAAGCAGTTTGAGTTACAAGCCAAGCAGAATGAGCACTTTGAAAAATCCATCCAACAACTCATTGCTCAAAATAAGGTGATAGAAACCCAACTTGTTCAACTTTCACAACAAGTGAGTCATTTATCAAAACCTCGAGATccaccaaaaatccaaaatgaGCAATGTAGTGCGATATTTCTTAAAGATGATGGAGCGAGTGTGGAAAGATTTGTTGAGAAAGATGGAGAAGTGCTTGGAATGATCAAGGAGAAGGGTGTGAGAGAAAAGGTTCCCATTTATGTTGATCCACCCCCGTACGAGGACCCTGTGCCCTTTCCTCAAAGGTTGACAAAGAGTGTGCTCGATAAGCATTTTGGGAAATATTCTGAGACTCTTAAGAAGGTATATGAAACTGTCCCTTTTTCTGACCTTTTGATTCAAATGCCTAAATTTgctaagtttttgaaagaaatatTAGCCAATGATAGGAATTGTGATAAATCAGAAAATGTGATTGTTAATGAGTTGTATTCCACCTTGATGCATGAGAACCTACCACCTAAACTGAAAGACCCTGGAATTTTTACTATTCCTTGCATGATCAATGAAACATATTTCGATAGggccttatgtgatttaggtgctagtgtcAATTTAATACCTTATTCGCTATATGAGAAATTAGGTTTGAAAGAGCTTAAACATTCTCCTATATCTCTTCAAATGGCTGATAGGACTGCTAGATTCCTTAAGGGAATAGTTGAAGATGTATTAGTCAAAGTTGGTGATTTTGCTTTTCTTGTTGACTTTGTTGTAATGGACAtgaaagaagactttgatattCCTTTGATCTTTGGTCGTCCATTTTTAGCTACAAGTCAAGCTTTAATAGATGTCCCAAAGGGACAAATGATAATTAAAGCTCAAGATAACCAAGTCGTATTTAAGATATTTGATGATCCGAATTTCACTTTTGATGGGGGTACTTGTATGAGAATTGATGCTACTAATCCCTTGGTTGATAAGTGTGTACAGAACAATCATTTGAGAAAGGAAAACATCTTATCCATGTTCGCACTCTTGGAGAATTTAAACACCTGGATGAAGTCACAAGGGTTTCCAAACCCTTCTCTTGCCCCTCCTCAGTGA